A genomic stretch from Rhodobacterales bacterium HKCCA1288 includes:
- a CDS encoding L,D-transpeptidase has translation MLTRRHFIASTAALFSPPITGPLVASTWPSEAQKAEWDAQVTPVNYDPAASNPWGLHPRFLPTRVIANDGLRPGDIHVDAVARYLYHIEEGGTAMRYGVAIGRGDLYEPGTYAIRRKVRWPHWTPTRSMIEREPDLYAQYEDGMEPGPSNALGSRALYLYVGERDTYLRIHGTPYPRSIGSRASSGCVRMVMAHINGLFDQVAIGVTARLYPAENSLGSRT, from the coding sequence ATGCTGACCCGCCGCCATTTCATCGCTTCTACGGCCGCTTTGTTCTCGCCGCCCATCACCGGTCCGCTGGTTGCCAGCACCTGGCCGAGCGAGGCACAGAAAGCGGAATGGGATGCGCAGGTCACGCCTGTGAACTACGATCCGGCCGCGTCGAACCCCTGGGGCCTTCATCCGCGCTTCCTGCCAACCCGGGTGATCGCAAACGATGGTTTGAGACCGGGCGACATCCATGTCGACGCGGTCGCGCGCTACCTTTACCACATCGAAGAAGGCGGAACGGCCATGCGCTATGGAGTGGCTATCGGGCGCGGCGACCTTTATGAGCCTGGCACCTACGCGATCCGTCGCAAGGTCCGCTGGCCGCACTGGACGCCCACCCGTTCCATGATCGAGCGAGAGCCCGATCTTTATGCGCAGTACGAAGACGGGATGGAGCCCGGACCGAGCAACGCTTTGGGATCTCGCGCGCTCTATCTATATGTGGGCGAACGGGACACTTATCTTCGTATCCATGGTACACCGTATCCAAGATCGATCGGATCGAGAGCCAGCTCGGGCTGCGTCCGAATGGTCATGGCGCATATCAACGGACTCTTCGATCAAGTCGCAATCGGTGTCACTGCGCGTCTTTACCCGGCCGAAAATTCCCTCGGCTCAAGGACCTGA
- a CDS encoding thioredoxin domain-containing protein yields MKKSILCATVLAVFLPIAASADDLSEDRVRELVLETIRENPQIVMEAVAILQRQEADAQAEAQAQVLEDERDLLERDPNAPVLGNPDGDVTIVEFFDYNCPYCRRVKPEIEALLAADPNVRLVYREWPILGEGSVFAARAALAAREQDLYEEFHWALMGMNGRAEEAAVMRVAEEVGLDLVQLRRDMAAPEIEEHIATSMRLSQALGFNGTPSFVIGEALVPGLVEQEQLQALVAQVRDGSE; encoded by the coding sequence ATGAAGAAATCCATTCTCTGCGCCACGGTATTGGCCGTTTTTCTGCCGATCGCCGCGTCCGCGGACGACCTGTCGGAGGATCGGGTACGCGAGCTGGTCCTCGAGACCATTCGAGAGAACCCGCAAATCGTGATGGAGGCCGTCGCCATCCTGCAACGTCAGGAGGCCGACGCACAGGCCGAGGCACAAGCGCAGGTTCTGGAGGACGAGCGCGATCTTCTCGAGCGGGATCCGAATGCGCCCGTACTCGGAAATCCTGATGGCGACGTCACCATCGTCGAGTTCTTCGACTACAACTGCCCCTACTGCAGGCGGGTAAAACCGGAGATCGAGGCTTTGCTGGCCGCCGATCCAAACGTTCGGCTCGTCTATCGCGAGTGGCCCATTCTGGGCGAGGGATCTGTTTTTGCAGCGCGGGCCGCACTCGCCGCACGCGAACAGGACCTTTATGAGGAATTCCACTGGGCTCTGATGGGGATGAACGGCCGGGCGGAGGAGGCAGCCGTCATGCGGGTGGCCGAAGAAGTCGGGCTCGATCTCGTGCAGCTCCGTCGGGACATGGCGGCGCCCGAGATCGAAGAGCATATCGCAACCTCCATGCGCCTTAGCCAGGCTCTGGGGTTCAACGGCACTCCGTCCTTCGTGATCGGTGAGGCGCTCGTTCCGGGTCTCGTCGAACAGGAGCAGTTGCAGGCCTTGGTCGCGCAGGTGCGTGACGGGTCCGAATGA
- a CDS encoding cytochrome c has translation MRRSVVAVAAAAIVSVALVAFWWKGGGSESEAAMVIPEGLDLAQGEVLYGEYCASCHGANLEGQPDWQSPGPDGRLPAPPHDETGHTWHHPDSVLFQYTKLGGRETLAMQGIEFDSGMPGFSGQLSDQEIWTILAYIRSTWPERARAAQAARTEASFANEGS, from the coding sequence ATGCGGAGGAGTGTCGTCGCGGTAGCTGCTGCCGCCATCGTCTCCGTCGCGCTGGTTGCTTTCTGGTGGAAGGGCGGGGGCTCGGAGTCTGAGGCTGCAATGGTCATTCCAGAAGGTCTCGACCTGGCACAAGGTGAGGTGCTCTACGGCGAGTACTGCGCGTCCTGTCATGGCGCAAACCTGGAAGGGCAGCCTGACTGGCAAAGCCCGGGGCCCGACGGCCGGTTGCCGGCGCCCCCTCACGACGAGACCGGGCATACATGGCACCACCCCGACAGTGTCCTGTTCCAATACACGAAGCTTGGCGGCCGTGAGACGCTGGCCATGCAGGGCATCGAGTTCGACAGCGGCATGCCCGGCTTCTCCGGGCAGCTGAGCGATCAGGAAATCTGGACCATTCTCGCCTACATCCGATCGACGTGGCCGGAGCGCGCGCGTGCCGCGCAGGCTGCCCGTACGGAGGCGAGCTTCGCCAACGAAGGGAGTTGA